A single window of Chloroflexota bacterium DNA harbors:
- the guaA gene encoding glutamine-hydrolyzing GMP synthase: MKRIATTGDIEVSTYLEIAKEKAGEKPLPEVERPIREGVVVIDFGSQYSLLIARRVRELQVYCELVPYDAPYERIANLRPRGFILSGGPASVYEPGAPMAPGYVFESRLPVLGICYGMQVLTHQLGGKVVPGQRQEYGHALLHLGADSPLFAGLPSPMTVWMSHADLIGEMPSGFKSLAYTENSPIAVMGNEQGVFGLQFHPEVVHTPYGKEVLRNFLYRVCGCGGNWTPGNFIAESIARIREQVGEGSVICALSGGVDSSVVATLIHRAVGDQLTCIFVNNGLLRLQEPERTLNTFQKNLGMNIRYVDATERFLERLEGITDPEQKRRAVGEEFIRVFEEEAANIGQVEFLGQGTLYPDVIESSSPDSRASARIKTHHNVGGLPSRMSLKLLEPLRYVFKDEVREVGMALGLPEEMVWRQPFPGPGLAIRIIGGVSREKLDILRAADWIVMNEIKKAKLYRQLWQSFAILTDARSVGVMGDHRTYGYVVALRAVTSEDAMTADWARLPYDLLARISARIVNEVPGVNRVVYDVTSKPPATIEWE, from the coding sequence ATGAAGAGGATAGCTACCACCGGGGATATTGAGGTCTCCACCTACCTGGAGATTGCTAAGGAGAAGGCGGGGGAAAAGCCCCTGCCGGAGGTAGAGCGACCTATCCGGGAAGGGGTGGTGGTAATTGACTTCGGCTCCCAGTATAGCCTGCTCATTGCCCGGAGGGTGCGGGAGCTTCAGGTCTACTGCGAGCTGGTCCCCTATGATGCCCCCTATGAGCGAATAGCCAACCTGCGCCCCCGGGGCTTTATCCTCTCGGGGGGCCCGGCCTCGGTCTATGAGCCCGGCGCGCCTATGGCTCCCGGCTATGTCTTTGAGAGCCGGCTGCCCGTCCTGGGCATCTGCTACGGGATGCAGGTTCTCACCCACCAGCTGGGGGGCAAGGTGGTCCCGGGACAGAGGCAGGAATATGGCCATGCCCTCCTCCATCTGGGGGCCGATTCTCCCCTCTTCGCTGGCCTGCCCTCACCCATGACGGTGTGGATGAGCCATGCTGATCTAATCGGGGAGATGCCCTCTGGATTCAAGAGCCTGGCCTATACCGAAAACTCCCCTATTGCTGTCATGGGCAATGAGCAGGGGGTCTTTGGCCTCCAGTTCCATCCTGAGGTGGTCCATACCCCCTACGGAAAGGAAGTCCTGCGCAATTTTCTCTACCGGGTCTGCGGCTGCGGGGGGAACTGGACCCCGGGCAATTTCATCGCCGAGAGCATCGCCCGCATCCGGGAGCAGGTGGGAGAGGGGAGTGTCATCTGCGCCCTCTCCGGGGGGGTGGACTCCTCGGTGGTGGCCACCCTTATCCACCGGGCGGTGGGCGACCAGCTCACCTGCATCTTCGTCAACAATGGCCTCCTCCGCCTCCAGGAGCCGGAGCGCACCCTCAACACCTTCCAGAAGAACCTGGGGATGAACATCCGCTACGTGGACGCCACGGAGAGGTTCCTTGAGCGCCTGGAGGGCATCACCGACCCGGAGCAGAAGCGGCGGGCGGTGGGGGAGGAGTTCATCCGGGTCTTTGAGGAGGAGGCGGCCAATATAGGGCAGGTGGAGTTCCTGGGGCAGGGGACCCTCTACCCCGATGTCATAGAGTCCTCCAGCCCGGATAGCCGGGCCTCGGCCCGCATCAAGACCCACCATAATGTGGGGGGGCTTCCCAGCCGGATGAGCCTCAAGCTGCTGGAGCCCCTCAGGTATGTCTTCAAGGACGAGGTGAGGGAGGTGGGGATGGCCCTGGGGCTGCCCGAGGAGATGGTGTGGCGCCAGCCCTTCCCCGGGCCGGGCCTGGCCATCCGTATCATCGGCGGGGTGAGCAGGGAGAAGCTGGACATCCTGCGGGCCGCCGACTGGATTGTGATGAACGAGATAAAGAAGGCCAAGCTCTACCGCCAGCTCTGGCAGAGCTTTGCCATTCTCACCGATGCCCGCAGCGTGGGCGTGATGGGCGACCACCGCACCTATGGCTATGTGGTCGCGTTGAGGGCTGTCACCAGCGAGGATGCCATGACCGCCGACTGGGCCCGGCTGCCCTACGACCTCCTGGCCCGCATATCCGCCCGCATCGTCAACGAGGTCCCTGGCGTCAACCGGGTGGTCTATGATGTTACCTCCAAGCCCCCCGCCACCATTGAGTGGGAGTAA
- the purD gene encoding phosphoribosylamine--glycine ligase produces MKMLVVGSGGREHALAWKLARSPGVKELFIAPGNAGTASLGTNLPIRANDIPAIGEACRRLGIGLVVVGPEAPLAAGIADHLEGLGIKVFGPSRAAAQIEASKVFARRLMEKYHIPCPRGVVFEDYSQARSYAESHPFPLVVKADGLAGGKGVTVARNREEALQALHQAMVARAFGEAGERVVIEEYLTGREVSLLAFTDGRTVVPMAPACDYKPVFDGDRGPNTGGMGGYTPPGFLPPGLMEEVESAVLRPAVEAMAREGRPYKGVLYAGLMLTGEGPKVLEFNCRFGDPETQVMLPRLETGLLDIMLAVVAGELDRAKIDWSERACVGVVMASGGYPGEYRKGYPISGLDRLPPDVLGFHAGTRARDGQVITDGGRVLTVVGLGESVPLARQRAYEGVGLIHFEGCHYRRDIALVEEIGPQKASRLLGGPRDDLRGGGLMALVGVMMGSRTDSPYVQPCLDMLRELGISCEVRTLSAHRQPDAVREYALTARDRGVEVIIAGAGMAAHLPGVLASWTDLPVIGIPLSTSELEGLDSLLAIAQMPPGVPVACMAVNGARNAAVFAARILALKHDKIGQALENYRQRLQEA; encoded by the coding sequence GTGAAGATGCTTGTTGTCGGCTCCGGGGGGAGGGAACATGCCCTGGCCTGGAAGCTGGCCCGGAGCCCGGGGGTAAAGGAGCTGTTTATCGCCCCGGGAAATGCCGGAACGGCCAGCCTGGGGACAAACCTCCCCATCAGGGCCAACGATATCCCTGCCATAGGGGAGGCCTGCCGCCGCCTGGGAATAGGCCTGGTGGTGGTGGGGCCGGAGGCCCCTCTGGCAGCGGGGATTGCCGACCACCTGGAGGGGTTGGGCATCAAGGTCTTCGGGCCCTCACGGGCCGCCGCTCAGATTGAGGCCAGCAAGGTCTTCGCCCGCCGCCTGATGGAGAAGTACCACATCCCCTGTCCCAGGGGCGTGGTCTTTGAAGATTACTCCCAGGCCCGGAGCTATGCGGAGTCCCACCCCTTCCCCCTGGTGGTCAAGGCCGATGGCCTGGCGGGGGGGAAGGGGGTAACGGTGGCCCGCAACCGGGAGGAGGCCCTCCAGGCCCTCCACCAGGCTATGGTGGCCCGGGCCTTCGGAGAAGCCGGGGAGAGGGTCGTCATTGAGGAATACCTCACGGGGAGGGAGGTCAGCCTCCTGGCATTCACCGATGGCAGGACGGTGGTGCCCATGGCCCCCGCCTGCGACTATAAGCCCGTGTTTGACGGGGACAGGGGTCCCAACACCGGGGGGATGGGGGGCTACACCCCCCCAGGCTTCTTGCCCCCCGGGCTTATGGAGGAGGTAGAGAGCGCCGTCCTCCGCCCGGCGGTGGAGGCCATGGCCAGGGAGGGGAGGCCCTATAAGGGGGTGCTCTACGCCGGGCTCATGCTCACCGGGGAGGGGCCGAAGGTGCTGGAGTTCAACTGCCGCTTCGGCGACCCCGAGACCCAGGTGATGCTCCCCCGCCTCGAGACCGGCCTCCTGGACATCATGCTGGCCGTCGTTGCCGGGGAGCTGGACAGGGCCAAGATAGACTGGTCGGAGAGGGCCTGTGTGGGGGTAGTGATGGCCTCGGGGGGCTACCCAGGGGAATACAGGAAAGGGTATCCTATCTCTGGCCTGGACCGGCTGCCCCCTGATGTCCTGGGCTTCCATGCCGGGACCAGGGCAAGGGACGGCCAGGTCATCACGGATGGAGGCAGGGTGCTCACCGTTGTTGGCCTCGGGGAGAGCGTCCCCTTGGCCCGGCAGAGAGCCTATGAAGGGGTGGGCCTCATCCATTTTGAAGGCTGTCACTACCGGCGGGATATAGCCCTTGTGGAGGAGATAGGCCCCCAAAAGGCCTCGAGGCTTCTTGGGGGGCCCCGGGATGATCTTAGAGGAGGTGGTCTGATGGCTCTGGTAGGAGTAATGATGGGCTCCCGGACCGATTCCCCCTATGTCCAGCCCTGCCTGGACATGCTCCGGGAGCTGGGGATAAGCTGTGAGGTGAGGACCCTCTCCGCCCATCGCCAGCCCGATGCCGTGCGGGAGTATGCCCTCACCGCCCGGGACCGGGGGGTGGAGGTGATAATAGCGGGGGCAGGGATGGCCGCCCACCTCCCCGGGGTGTTGGCCTCCTGGACAGACCTGCCCGTTATCGGCATCCCCCTCTCCACCTCGGAGCTGGAGGGGCTGGACTCCCTCCTGGCCATCGCCCAGATGCCGCCGGGGGTCCCCGTGGCCTGTATGGCGGTCAACGGTGCCCGCAATGCCGCCGTCTTTGCCGCCCGCATCCTGGCCCTAAAGCATGATAAAATAGGCCAGGCCCTGGAAAACTACCGCCAGCGGCTCCAGGAGGCGTGA
- a CDS encoding adenylosuccinate lyase: MIERYSRPEMKRVWSEENKFQKWLRVEVAVCQAWAELGAIPKEAADKIAREARFELKRIEAHLKETHHDMTAFLRAVGESLGEEGRFVHFGLTSSDVIDTALALQFLEAADLLERDLGQLLEVLETRAREHQGTLMMGRTHGVHAEPTTFGLKLALWAQEVKRHRQRLAEARKMVGVGKVSGTVGTYATVPPEVEELACRRLGLEPDPISNQIVQRDRHAQFITTLALIGSSLEKFATEVRSLQRTEVLEVEEPFEPGQTGSSAMPHKRNPELSERVCGLARLLRGFALTALENIALWHERDISHSSAERIIFPDSSLALDYMLATFTYVMKGLQVYPQRMKENLERTQGVIFSQRVLLALIEKGLDRQEAYRIVQENATRAWKEGRPFLELLKGDRRVKLSSRDLEALFDYGYYTRYVGQVFQRLGLAGTPARA; the protein is encoded by the coding sequence GTGATTGAGCGCTACTCCCGGCCGGAGATGAAGCGGGTCTGGTCGGAGGAGAACAAGTTCCAGAAGTGGCTCCGGGTGGAGGTCGCCGTCTGCCAGGCCTGGGCTGAGCTGGGGGCCATTCCCAAGGAGGCTGCCGATAAGATAGCCCGGGAGGCCCGCTTTGAGCTGAAGAGGATTGAAGCCCACCTCAAGGAGACCCACCACGATATGACCGCCTTTCTCCGCGCGGTGGGGGAAAGCCTGGGGGAAGAGGGGCGCTTTGTCCACTTCGGCCTCACCTCCTCCGATGTAATAGACACCGCCCTGGCCCTCCAGTTCCTGGAGGCGGCGGACCTCCTGGAAAGGGACCTGGGGCAGCTCCTAGAGGTGCTGGAGACCAGGGCCAGGGAGCATCAGGGAACCCTGATGATGGGCCGGACCCACGGGGTCCATGCCGAGCCTACTACCTTCGGCCTCAAGCTGGCCCTCTGGGCCCAGGAGGTCAAGCGCCACCGCCAACGCCTGGCCGAGGCCAGGAAGATGGTGGGGGTGGGCAAGGTATCGGGGACGGTGGGCACCTATGCTACAGTCCCCCCGGAGGTGGAGGAGCTCGCCTGCCGCCGCCTGGGCCTGGAGCCCGACCCCATCTCCAACCAGATTGTCCAGAGAGACAGGCATGCCCAGTTCATCACCACCCTGGCCCTCATCGGCTCCTCCCTGGAGAAGTTTGCCACGGAAGTCAGGTCCCTTCAGCGCACCGAGGTCCTGGAGGTGGAGGAGCCCTTTGAGCCCGGCCAGACGGGGTCCTCGGCCATGCCCCACAAGCGGAACCCGGAACTTTCAGAAAGGGTCTGCGGCCTGGCCCGGCTCCTCCGGGGCTTTGCCCTCACCGCCCTGGAGAACATCGCCCTCTGGCACGAAAGGGATATCAGCCATTCCTCCGCCGAGCGCATCATCTTCCCTGATTCCTCTCTGGCCCTGGACTACATGCTGGCTACCTTCACCTATGTGATGAAGGGGCTCCAGGTCTATCCCCAGAGGATGAAGGAGAACCTGGAGCGGACCCAGGGGGTCATCTTCTCCCAGCGGGTCCTCCTGGCCCTGATTGAGAAGGGCCTGGACCGCCAGGAGGCATACCGGATTGTCCAGGAGAATGCCACAAGGGCCTGGAAGGAGGGGAGGCCCTTCCTGGAGCTCCTGAAAGGGGACAGGCGGGTGAAGCTCTCCTCTCGGGACCTGGAGGCCCTCTTTGACTACGGCTACTACACCCGGTATGTGGGCCAAGTCTTCCAGCGCCTGGGGCTGGCGGGGACGCCGGCCCGGGCCTGA
- a CDS encoding phosphoribosylaminoimidazolesuccinocarboxamide synthase: MSTLLKVDLPLPLFHRGKVRDNYDLGDRLLMVASDRISAFDVVLPNAIPDKGKVLTQLSAFWFEKTSRIIPNHLIALLQAPEQLKGLVPGKKPPLYLLGRSMLVKKAERLAVECVVRGYISGSAWAEYSREGKVSGQALPPGLKESERLPQLLFTPTTKEEKGHDRPITPQEISRSLGPALAREVEEKSLALYSLAHQYALERGIIIADAKMEFGLLGGRLILIDELFTPDSSRFWDRARYSPGGPQPSYDKQPVRDWLVSSGWNQEPPAPALPDWLIKETSECYREVYKKLTGKELI; this comes from the coding sequence TTGTCCACCCTCCTGAAGGTTGACCTTCCCCTGCCCCTCTTTCACCGGGGGAAGGTGCGGGACAACTACGACCTGGGGGACCGGCTGCTCATGGTGGCCTCGGACCGCATCTCGGCCTTTGATGTGGTCCTGCCCAATGCCATCCCGGACAAGGGCAAGGTCCTCACCCAGCTCTCGGCCTTCTGGTTTGAGAAGACAAGCCGCATCATCCCCAACCACCTCATCGCCCTGCTCCAGGCACCGGAACAGCTAAAGGGCCTGGTCCCCGGAAAGAAGCCTCCCCTCTATCTCCTGGGCCGCTCCATGCTGGTGAAGAAGGCAGAGAGGCTGGCCGTGGAGTGCGTGGTGCGGGGCTATATCTCCGGCTCGGCCTGGGCGGAGTATTCCAGGGAGGGGAAGGTGTCCGGCCAGGCCCTTCCCCCGGGCCTGAAAGAGAGCGAAAGACTGCCCCAGCTCCTCTTTACCCCCACCACCAAGGAAGAAAAGGGGCATGACCGGCCCATCACCCCCCAGGAAATATCCAGGAGCCTGGGCCCGGCCCTGGCGCGGGAGGTGGAGGAGAAGAGCCTTGCCCTCTACTCCCTGGCCCACCAGTATGCCCTGGAGCGGGGCATCATCATCGCCGATGCCAAGATGGAGTTTGGCCTCCTGGGAGGGAGGCTCATCCTGATAGACGAGCTCTTCACCCCCGATTCCAGCCGCTTCTGGGACCGGGCGCGCTATTCCCCCGGGGGGCCCCAGCCCAGCTATGATAAGCAGCCTGTCAGGGACTGGCTAGTGAGTTCGGGGTGGAACCAGGAACCCCCAGCCCCCGCCCTCCCCGACTGGCTCATTAAGGAGACCTCGGAATGCTACCGGGAGGTCTACAAGAAGCTTACTGGAAAGGAGCTCATCTGA
- the purS gene encoding phosphoribosylformylglycinamidine synthase subunit PurS: MLPGGLQEAYWKGAHLKLFVAKVYITLKPTVNDPQGLTIKGGLEVLGFSSVRKVRAGKYLEIWLDGGSKERARKEVEEMCRQLLANPVIENYRFELEETPAV, translated from the coding sequence ATGCTACCGGGAGGTCTACAAGAAGCTTACTGGAAAGGAGCTCATCTGAAGTTGTTTGTGGCTAAGGTGTACATAACGCTGAAGCCCACGGTGAATGACCCCCAGGGGCTAACCATCAAGGGGGGGCTGGAAGTGCTGGGCTTCTCCTCGGTGAGGAAGGTGAGGGCAGGGAAATACCTGGAAATATGGCTGGACGGGGGGAGCAAAGAGAGGGCGAGGAAAGAGGTGGAGGAGATGTGCCGCCAGCTTCTGGCCAACCCTGTCATTGAGAACTACCGTTTTGAGCTGGAGGAGACCCCGGCTGTTTGA
- the ilvN gene encoding acetolactate synthase small subunit encodes MGERRILVALVEDRPGVLSRVASLFRRRGFNIESIAVGHTEQPGLSRMTIVVGGEEAEVEQVRKQLEKLVDVVKVFDVSGASSVSRELALIKVKATPQNRSEIMQIVDIFRANIVDVAPDSLIVEATGDEGKLESLTNLLRGFTIKELARTGCIAMSRGLQEKKKSPPDIADNPPLG; translated from the coding sequence ATGGGGGAGAGGCGTATCCTGGTGGCCCTGGTGGAGGACCGGCCTGGGGTGCTGAGCCGGGTGGCCAGCCTTTTCCGCCGCCGGGGCTTCAATATAGAGAGCATAGCGGTGGGCCACACCGAGCAGCCGGGCCTATCCCGGATGACCATTGTGGTGGGTGGGGAGGAGGCGGAGGTGGAGCAGGTAAGGAAGCAGCTGGAGAAGCTGGTGGATGTGGTCAAGGTCTTTGATGTCTCCGGCGCCAGCAGCGTATCCCGGGAGCTGGCCCTCATCAAGGTCAAGGCCACCCCCCAGAACCGCAGCGAGATAATGCAGATAGTGGACATCTTCCGGGCCAATATCGTGGATGTGGCCCCCGATTCCCTGATTGTGGAGGCCACCGGGGACGAGGGCAAGCTGGAGTCTCTGACTAACCTCCTGCGGGGCTTTACTATTAAGGAGCTGGCCCGCACCGGGTGCATAGCTATGTCCCGGGGCCTCCAGGAGAAGAAGAAAAGCCCTCCAGACATTGCAGACAACCCCCCTCTGGGGTAA
- the ilvC gene encoding ketol-acid reductoisomerase — MAKVYYDQDADLGLLKGKTVGVVGFGSQGHAHAQNLRDSGIQVLVAEVRGSPGWKKAEEAKFEPAPAAEVAAKSDVLAMLVSDHLQREVYFNAVEKGLAKGKALLFAHGFNIHFHQIVPPPQVDVIMVAPKAPGPRVRQLFTQGIGVPALVAVQQDASGKAKGIALAYARGIGCTKAGVIETTFAEETETDLFGEQTVLCGGVSALVKAGFETLVEAGYQPEIAYFECLHELKLITDLIQQGGLSYMRASVSDTAEYGDYSRGPRVIDARVKETMKQILKEVQEGTFAREWITENQAGQPSFTAHRRREQAHLIEQVGARLRAMMPWLKA, encoded by the coding sequence ATGGCTAAAGTCTATTATGACCAGGATGCTGACCTGGGGCTACTCAAGGGCAAGACGGTGGGGGTGGTGGGCTTCGGCAGCCAGGGCCATGCCCATGCCCAGAACCTGAGGGATAGCGGCATTCAGGTCCTGGTGGCGGAGGTCCGCGGGAGCCCGGGTTGGAAGAAAGCCGAGGAAGCGAAATTCGAGCCTGCCCCTGCCGCAGAGGTGGCCGCCAAGTCGGATGTGCTGGCCATGCTGGTCTCGGACCATCTCCAGAGGGAGGTCTATTTCAACGCTGTGGAGAAGGGGCTGGCCAAGGGTAAGGCCCTCCTCTTCGCCCACGGCTTCAATATCCATTTCCACCAGATTGTCCCGCCCCCGCAGGTGGACGTGATTATGGTGGCCCCCAAGGCCCCAGGCCCCCGCGTGCGCCAGCTTTTCACCCAGGGCATAGGCGTCCCCGCCCTGGTGGCAGTGCAGCAGGACGCCTCGGGGAAGGCCAAAGGCATAGCCCTGGCCTATGCCCGGGGCATCGGCTGCACCAAGGCTGGGGTCATTGAGACCACCTTCGCTGAGGAGACGGAGACCGACCTCTTTGGGGAGCAGACCGTCCTCTGCGGTGGGGTCTCGGCCCTAGTCAAGGCGGGCTTTGAGACCCTGGTGGAGGCGGGCTATCAGCCCGAGATTGCCTATTTTGAGTGCCTCCATGAGTTGAAGCTCATTACGGACCTAATACAGCAGGGGGGCCTCTCCTACATGAGGGCCTCGGTAAGCGATACGGCGGAGTATGGCGATTACAGCCGGGGTCCCCGGGTGATAGATGCTCGGGTGAAGGAGACCATGAAGCAGATTCTGAAGGAGGTGCAGGAAGGCACCTTTGCCCGGGAATGGATTACGGAGAACCAGGCAGGCCAGCCCAGCTTTACTGCCCACCGGCGGCGGGAGCAGGCCCACCTCATAGAGCAGGTTGGTGCCCGCCTCCGGGCCATGATGCCCTGGCTTAAGGCCTGA
- a CDS encoding 2-isopropylmalate synthase — MDRVIVFDTTLRDGEQAAGAMLNPQEKLEIARQLDVLGVDVIEAGFPISSAGDLEAVRLIAREVRRPVICALAHAQRDAIDQAWLAVKEARAPRLHVFLSASDIHLDYQLKKTREEVLERAREMVARARGYCDDVEFSPMDASRTEPAFIYQILETAIDAGARVVNIPDTVGYAIPQEFGDLIAGIVQNVPNISKATISVHCHNDLGLAVANSLEAVRRGVRQVECTINGIGERAGNASLEEVVMAIKTRKDLFNLTTGIDTAQIYKTSRLVSELTGFAVQPNKAIVGANAFRHQSGIHQDGVLKKAITYEIIDPMEVGIPASSLVLGKLSGRHAFKERLAELGYTLKEEAFNRAFQAFKELAEKKKEIRDRDIESVVAQELRTISEVYHLEHVQVSCGDHSVPTATVKLIGPEGQVVAHSSTGTGPVDAVYKAIDQIVKVPCRLTEFSVNSVTEGIDAVGEVVVRVESGAVTYTGRGAATDIIVASARAYMNALNRLLRAKQAA, encoded by the coding sequence GTGGACAGGGTTATTGTTTTTGACACCACTTTAAGGGACGGGGAACAGGCGGCAGGGGCTATGCTCAACCCTCAGGAGAAGCTGGAGATAGCCCGGCAGCTGGATGTCCTGGGGGTGGATGTCATTGAGGCCGGCTTCCCCATAAGCTCCGCGGGGGACCTGGAGGCGGTGCGCCTCATCGCCCGGGAGGTGAGGCGGCCTGTCATCTGCGCCCTGGCGCATGCCCAGCGCGACGCCATCGACCAGGCTTGGCTGGCGGTGAAAGAGGCCAGAGCGCCCAGGCTCCATGTCTTTCTATCTGCCTCGGATATCCACCTCGACTATCAGCTCAAGAAGACCCGGGAGGAGGTCCTGGAGCGGGCCCGGGAGATGGTGGCCCGGGCCAGGGGCTATTGTGATGATGTGGAATTCTCCCCCATGGATGCCAGCCGCACCGAGCCCGCCTTTATTTACCAGATACTGGAGACGGCGATTGACGCGGGGGCGCGGGTGGTGAATATCCCCGACACCGTAGGCTATGCCATACCCCAGGAATTCGGAGACCTTATTGCTGGCATCGTCCAGAATGTGCCCAATATAAGCAAGGCCACCATCAGCGTCCACTGCCACAATGACCTGGGGCTGGCGGTGGCCAATAGCCTGGAGGCCGTCCGGCGGGGGGTCCGCCAGGTGGAGTGCACCATCAATGGTATTGGGGAGCGGGCCGGCAATGCCTCCCTGGAGGAGGTCGTCATGGCCATCAAGACCAGGAAGGACCTCTTCAACCTGACAACGGGTATAGACACCGCTCAAATATACAAGACCAGCCGCCTGGTGAGCGAGCTTACGGGCTTTGCTGTCCAGCCCAACAAGGCTATTGTGGGGGCCAACGCCTTCCGCCACCAGTCCGGCATCCACCAGGACGGGGTGCTGAAGAAGGCCATTACCTACGAGATTATAGACCCCATGGAGGTGGGCATCCCCGCCAGCAGCCTGGTCCTGGGCAAGCTGAGCGGCAGGCATGCCTTCAAGGAGCGCCTGGCCGAGCTGGGCTATACCCTGAAGGAGGAGGCTTTCAACCGGGCCTTCCAGGCCTTCAAGGAGCTGGCCGAAAAGAAAAAGGAGATAAGGGACCGGGACATTGAGTCCGTAGTGGCCCAGGAGCTGCGGACCATTTCTGAGGTCTATCACCTGGAGCATGTTCAGGTCTCCTGCGGCGACCACAGTGTCCCCACCGCCACTGTCAAGCTCATCGGCCCCGAGGGACAGGTGGTGGCCCATTCCTCCACAGGCACCGGGCCCGTGGATGCGGTCTATAAGGCCATTGACCAGATAGTAAAGGTGCCCTGCAGGCTCACGGAGTTCTCCGTGAACTCGGTAACCGAAGGCATAGACGCCGTTGGGGAGGTGGTGGTGAGGGTGGAGAGCGGGGCGGTTACCTACACCGGGAGGGGTGCCGCCACGGATATCATCGTGGCCAGCGCCAGGGCCTATATGAATGCCCTCAACCGCCTCCTCCGGGCCAAGCAAGCCGCCTGA
- the leuC gene encoding 3-isopropylmalate dehydratase large subunit — MTLAEKLLAARTGRKSVSPGEFLSVPVDLVLANDVTAPLAIQEFRRLGVGRVFDPKKIVFVPDHFVPAKDVPSAEQSRVMREFAQEQGAVYFEVGRAGIEHVLLPDKGLVLPGQIVIGADSHTCTYGALGAFATGMGSTDIACAMASGETWMRVPHTIRFVYHGLLPKWVGGKDLVLFTIGQIGVDGALYASMEFDGETIREMSMDGRFTMANMAVEAGAKAGLFAVDEKTLEYLRPRAKGPFQVYTSEGPYSRVLEYDVSTLEPQVAFPHLPSNTRPLSQVGDLQIDQAVIGSCTNGRIEDLRMAAGILKGRQVHPGVRLIVIPATQEIYLRAAKEGLLEAFVLAGAAVSTPTCGPCLGGHMGVLAEGERAIATTNRNFRGRMGSTRSEVYLSSPAVVAASAVLGRIGGPEELGL, encoded by the coding sequence ATGACCCTGGCGGAGAAGCTCCTGGCGGCCCGTACCGGCCGGAAATCGGTGAGCCCGGGGGAGTTCCTCTCCGTGCCGGTGGACCTTGTCCTGGCCAACGATGTCACCGCCCCCCTCGCCATCCAGGAGTTCCGCCGCCTGGGGGTGGGCCGGGTCTTTGACCCCAAGAAAATCGTCTTCGTCCCCGACCACTTTGTCCCCGCCAAGGACGTCCCCTCGGCGGAGCAATCCAGGGTGATGAGGGAGTTTGCCCAGGAACAGGGGGCAGTCTATTTTGAGGTGGGGAGGGCAGGCATTGAGCATGTGCTCCTTCCGGACAAGGGCCTGGTCCTCCCGGGCCAGATAGTTATCGGGGCCGATTCCCATACCTGCACCTACGGGGCCCTGGGGGCCTTCGCCACGGGCATGGGCTCCACCGATATTGCCTGCGCCATGGCCAGCGGGGAGACCTGGATGAGGGTCCCCCATACTATCAGGTTTGTCTATCACGGCCTCCTCCCCAAATGGGTGGGGGGGAAGGACCTGGTCCTTTTCACCATCGGCCAGATAGGGGTGGACGGGGCCCTCTACGCCTCTATGGAGTTTGATGGAGAGACGATAAGAGAGATGTCCATGGACGGGCGTTTCACCATGGCCAACATGGCGGTGGAGGCGGGGGCCAAGGCGGGCCTCTTTGCCGTGGACGAGAAGACCCTGGAATACCTCCGCCCCAGGGCCAAAGGCCCTTTCCAGGTCTATACCTCGGAAGGCCCCTATTCCCGGGTGCTGGAGTACGATGTCTCCACTCTTGAGCCCCAGGTGGCCTTTCCCCACCTCCCCAGCAATACCCGTCCCCTGAGCCAGGTTGGGGACTTGCAGATAGACCAGGCGGTCATCGGCTCGTGCACCAACGGCCGGATAGAGGACCTGAGGATGGCAGCAGGAATCCTCAAAGGCAGGCAGGTGCACCCCGGGGTCCGCCTGATTGTCATCCCTGCCACCCAGGAGATATACCTCCGGGCGGCAAAGGAAGGGCTCCTGGAGGCATTTGTCCTGGCGGGGGCGGCGGTGAGTACCCCTACTTGTGGCCCCTGCCTGGGGGGCCATATGGGGGTGCTGGCGGAGGGGGAGAGGGCCATCGCCACAACCAACCGCAACTTCAGGGGCAGGATGGGGAGCACCAGGAGCGAGGTCTATCTGTCCAGCCCTGCCGTGGTGGCCGCCAGCGCCGTATTGGGCAGGATAGGCGGGCCTGAGGAGCTGGGGCTGTGA
- a CDS encoding 3-isopropylmalate dehydratase small subunit codes for MKLKGRAHKFGANIDTDVIIPARYLTTTDPGELGRHLMDGLGEGFAKKVSAGDMLVGTTNFGCGSSREHAPLAIKGAGISCVIAQSFARIFFRNAINIGLPALECPQAEEIEEGDLLEVDLASGEIKDLTRGRMYNAVPYPPFMLEIVRAGGLVEYTRRKLSGK; via the coding sequence GTGAAGCTGAAGGGCCGGGCCCATAAGTTCGGGGCCAATATAGATACCGATGTCATCATCCCCGCCCGCTACCTGACCACCACCGACCCCGGGGAGCTGGGCCGGCACCTTATGGATGGGTTGGGGGAGGGCTTTGCCAAGAAGGTCTCCGCCGGGGATATGCTGGTGGGGACGACCAACTTCGGCTGTGGCTCCTCCCGGGAGCACGCCCCCCTGGCTATCAAGGGGGCCGGCATCTCCTGCGTTATCGCCCAGAGCTTTGCCCGCATCTTCTTCAGGAACGCAATCAACATCGGCCTCCCCGCCCTGGAGTGCCCCCAGGCGGAGGAGATAGAGGAGGGGGACCTCCTGGAGGTGGACCTGGCCTCGGGGGAGATAAAGGACCTCACCCGGGGCCGGATGTATAATGCCGTCCCCTATCCCCCCTTCATGCTGGAGATAGTCCGGGCGGGGGGCCTGGTGGAATACACAAGGAGGAAGCTTTCAGGGAAATGA